One Candidatus Neomarinimicrobiota bacterium genomic window carries:
- a CDS encoding uracil-DNA glycosylase yields MSPSVEQAVRYLQRHRKLYGDQLVLGQPIPTSEPPPSPPVTGDQTAALLAFEEEISSCQNCPLGATRTRFVFGVGDPAADMVFVGEAPGFEEDRQGEPFVGKAGKLLDRVLAAIQLSRREVYICNILKCRPPGNRDPLASEVEQCLPYLKEQIRIIQPKLIVALGRIAAKHLLGLEESLKNMRHQVYGYEGVEMRVTYHTAALL; encoded by the coding sequence ATGTCCCCATCCGTTGAGCAGGCTGTCCGCTATTTGCAGCGTCACCGGAAACTGTACGGTGACCAATTAGTCCTGGGCCAGCCAATCCCCACCAGTGAACCGCCGCCGTCCCCTCCAGTTACAGGCGATCAGACAGCAGCCCTGCTGGCCTTTGAAGAGGAGATTTCCAGCTGCCAGAATTGTCCGTTGGGGGCCACACGTACCAGGTTTGTTTTCGGGGTGGGTGACCCGGCTGCGGACATGGTGTTTGTGGGTGAAGCTCCCGGCTTCGAAGAAGACCGCCAGGGGGAGCCTTTTGTAGGCAAGGCCGGCAAGCTCCTGGACCGGGTTCTGGCGGCAATTCAGCTTTCCCGGCGCGAGGTCTATATTTGTAATATTCTCAAGTGTCGGCCGCCGGGTAACCGGGATCCCCTGGCATCAGAGGTTGAGCAGTGCCTGCCCTATCTCAAAGAACAGATCCGGATCATCCAACCGAAACTCATCGTGGCACTGGGGCGGATAGCGGCGAAGCACCTGCTGGGATTGGAAGAGAGTCTTAAGAACATGCGGCATCAGGTGTACGGCTATGAAGGGGTGGAAATGCGGGTGACCTATCACACAGCAGCCCTCCTGC
- the rpoZ gene encoding DNA-directed RNA polymerase subunit omega, whose amino-acid sequence MKLETLSFQEILKRTPDVFEAVVVASHRARQINARRAAERIDFSEEYPEDEYAVPEPVDEEGFVEEEKSSVLAMEDFLDGHLNWRYVDRDNEVEAEES is encoded by the coding sequence ATGAAGTTAGAGACTTTATCATTCCAGGAGATTCTCAAGCGTACGCCGGATGTGTTCGAAGCGGTTGTGGTTGCCAGTCACCGGGCGCGGCAGATCAACGCTCGGCGGGCGGCGGAACGCATCGACTTTTCAGAGGAATACCCTGAAGACGAATATGCGGTGCCGGAGCCGGTTGATGAGGAGGGATTTGTAGAGGAGGAAAAATCGAGCGTCCTGGCCATGGAGGATTTCCTGGATGGTCATCTCAACTGGCGTTATGTAGATCGGGATAATGAGGTCGAGGCGGAAGAGTCCTAA
- the gmk gene encoding guanylate kinase → MSSGHLVVISAPSGAGKTTIRRVLQKGHPEWHFSVSATTRPRRPYETNGEDYTFLTDEQFDAYVADDQFAEWEWVHGYRYGTLRSALQNVLNQGEALLLDLDVKGGVNIKRQFPDETVAIFIEPPDLETLIERLKGRGTEDQEAIEKRLERIPEEMTYKKDFDHVVVNDDLDRAVNEIEAIIMEVK, encoded by the coding sequence GCAAAACTACCATTCGCAGGGTGCTGCAGAAAGGCCATCCCGAGTGGCACTTCTCGGTTTCGGCGACGACACGTCCGCGCAGGCCCTACGAAACGAACGGAGAAGATTATACTTTTCTTACCGATGAGCAATTCGATGCCTATGTGGCCGACGACCAGTTCGCCGAGTGGGAATGGGTTCACGGATACCGCTACGGCACCCTGCGTTCAGCTTTGCAGAATGTCCTGAACCAGGGCGAGGCTCTGCTATTGGATCTGGATGTGAAGGGCGGTGTAAACATCAAGCGGCAATTCCCGGATGAAACGGTCGCCATTTTTATCGAGCCGCCCGATCTCGAGACCCTCATTGAACGCCTGAAGGGCCGCGGCACTGAAGATCAGGAGGCAATCGAGAAGCGGTTGGAGCGGATTCCGGAAGAGATGACCTACAAGAAAGATTTTGACCATGTGGTGGTCAACGACGACCTTGACCGGGCCGTGAATGAGATCGAAGCCATTATCATGGAGGTGAAATGA